The following coding sequences lie in one Flagellimonas eckloniae genomic window:
- the bshA gene encoding N-acetyl-alpha-D-glucosaminyl L-malate synthase BshA, which produces MKIAIVCYPTFGGSGVVATELGIALAGRGHEVHFVTYKQPVRLGLLGNNIHFHEVHVPEYPLFHYQPYELALSSKLVDTVKHYGIEVLHVHYAIPHAYAGYMAKKMLQEEGIFIPMITTLHGTDITLVGKHPFYKPAVTFSINKSDIVTSVSEDLKQSTLNIFTIEKEIEVIPNFIDTSKYSVDYTDCQRSLMADEDERIITHISNFRTVKRIPDVINVFHKIQKEIPAKLIMVGEGPEKEGAEQLCDDLGIKEKVVFLGNSNEIDRILCFSDLFLLPSKSESFGLAALEAMINRVAVISSNTGGIPEVNKNGISGFLADVGDVNEMAAKALYILKDEAVLEQFKESAFKVASKFDILHILPLYEEVYEKAYKSRFKNTY; this is translated from the coding sequence ATGAAGATAGCAATTGTTTGTTACCCCACTTTTGGAGGTAGTGGCGTTGTAGCCACAGAACTAGGAATAGCCTTGGCGGGAAGAGGGCATGAAGTTCATTTTGTCACCTATAAACAGCCGGTTAGATTAGGACTTTTGGGTAACAACATCCACTTTCATGAAGTTCATGTTCCCGAATACCCACTTTTTCATTATCAACCCTATGAGTTGGCCTTATCAAGTAAATTGGTAGATACGGTAAAGCATTATGGAATAGAAGTTTTGCATGTACACTATGCTATTCCCCATGCATATGCGGGGTATATGGCCAAAAAAATGCTTCAGGAAGAAGGAATTTTTATTCCTATGATTACTACACTGCATGGTACTGATATTACTCTGGTAGGTAAACATCCATTTTACAAACCGGCTGTTACTTTCAGTATCAACAAATCAGATATTGTTACTTCGGTTTCAGAAGATTTAAAACAAAGCACGTTAAACATCTTTACTATTGAGAAAGAGATTGAAGTCATTCCAAATTTTATAGATACTTCAAAATATAGTGTTGATTATACAGATTGTCAGCGCTCTTTAATGGCTGATGAAGATGAACGCATTATAACACACATTAGTAATTTTAGGACGGTAAAGCGTATTCCAGATGTTATCAATGTATTTCACAAAATTCAAAAAGAAATCCCTGCTAAACTTATAATGGTGGGAGAGGGACCTGAAAAAGAAGGTGCTGAACAGCTTTGTGATGATCTGGGAATTAAGGAAAAAGTAGTGTTTTTGGGCAATAGCAATGAGATTGATCGCATACTTTGTTTTTCAGATTTATTCTTACTGCCATCAAAATCGGAAAGTTTTGGTTTGGCGGCTTTGGAAGCAATGATTAATAGGGTAGCGGTTATTTCAAGCAACACAGGCGGTATTCCAGAAGTAAATAAGAACGGTATCTCTGGATTTCTTGCCGATGTGGGTGATGTTAATGAAATGGCAGCAAAGGCACTTTATATTTTAAAAGATGAAGCTGTTTTGGAACAATTCAAGGAAAGCGCATTCAAAGTGGCCTCAAAATTCGATATTTTACATATTTTACCTCTTTATGAAGAAGTTTATGAAAAGGCCTATAAATCACGTTTTAAAAACACATACTGA